The following proteins come from a genomic window of Eretmochelys imbricata isolate rEreImb1 chromosome 11, rEreImb1.hap1, whole genome shotgun sequence:
- the AAMP gene encoding angio-associated migratory cell protein, translating to MEPGPGEGGAAAAGAVHFHGDEEIIEVVELGPPGPDDLANEMEDVDFDEEAIQGAEEQAWETEEEDEGVEDGMEAQDDSEVTFSEHSASVFCVSLDPTTNTLAVTGGEDDKAFVWRLSDGERLFECSGHKDSVTCAGFSHDSMFVATGDMSGLIKVWQVDTKKEIWSFDVGDLEWMEWHPQAHVLLAGTADGNSWMWKIPSGECKTFQGPSCPATCGRVLPDGKRAVVGYEDGTVRIWDLKQGSSLHVLKGQDGHQGPLTCVTSNKDGSLVMTGSVDCHAKLVNSATGKVVCVFKMESAASKPPAGEAESNSVESLGFCNVMPLAAVGYLDGTLAIYDISTQSLRQRCQHESGIVQLLWEDGAAVVYTCSLDGAVRLWDARSGKLISEYRGHSAEILDFAVNKDASIVVTTSGDHQAKVFCVQRPDR from the exons ATGGAGCCCGGCCCCGGGGAGGGCGGCGCCGCCGCCGCGGGCGCGGTGCACTTCCACGGGGACGAGGAGATCATCGaggtggtggagctgggcccgCCCGGCCCCG ACGACCTGGCCAATGAGATGGAAGATGTGGATTTTGACGAGGAGGCCATCCAAGGGGCTGaggagcaggcctgggagacGGAGGAGGAAGACGAGGGGGTGGAGGATGGCATGGAGGCCCAGGATGACAGTGAGGTCACTTTCTCTGAGCACTCGG CCTCCGTTTTCTGCGTGAGCCTCGATCCCACGACCAACACCCTGGCGGTGACAGGCGGGGAGGACGACAAGGCATTCGTGTGGCGGCTGAGTGATGGTGAACGCCTGTTTGAATGCTCAG GTCACAAGGACTCCGTCACCTGCGCAGGTTTCAGCCACGACTCCATGTTTGTGGCCACAGGGGACATGAGTGGACTGATCAAAGTGTGGCAGGTGGACACGAAGAAAGAGATCTGGTCGTTCGACGTGGGCGACTTGGAG tgGATGGAGTGGCACCCTCAGGCCCACGTCCTGCTGGCGGGCACAGCTGATGGGAACTCCTGGATGTGGAAGATCCCCAGCGGCGAGTGCAAGACCTTCCAGGGGCCGAGCTGCCCGGCCACTTGCGGCAGGGTCCTTCCTGACG GGAAGAGAGCGGTGGTTGGCTATGAGGATGGGACTGTGCGCATCTGGGACCTGAAGCAGGGAAGTTCCCTCCACGTTCTTAAAG GTCAGGACGGGCATCAGGGCCCCTTGACGTGCGTGACCAGCAATAAAGATGGCAGCCTGGTCATGACTGGGTCCGTGGATTGTCACGCCAAGCTGGTGAACTCAGCCACCGGCAAG GTGGTCTGTGTGTTTAAGATGGAAAGTGCAGCCTCAAAGCCTCCGGCGGGGGAGGCCGAATCCAACTCGGTCGAGTCCCTGGGCTTCTGCAATGT GATGCCGCTGGCAGCCGTGGGCTACCTGGACGGGACCTTGGCCATTTACGACATCTCCACGCAAAGCCTGAGGCAGAGATGTCAGCACGAG TCGGGGATCGTGCAGCTGCTGTGGGAGGACGGCGCGGCTGTGGTCTACACCTGCAGCCTGGATGGTGCCGTGCGCTTGTGGGATGCTCGCTCCGGGAAGTTGATCAGCGAGTATCGGGGCCATTCGGCGGAAATCCTGGACTTCGCCGTCAACAA GGACGCGTCCATAGTGGTGACAACGTCCGGGGATCACCAAGCCAAAGTGTTCTGCGTGCAGCGCCCGGATCGTTAG
- the PNKD gene encoding putative thioesterase PNKD isoform X2 has product MAMAAAVRGSFGFFSAAVSRAACLAGTHRPLARLNVRLIHGSCRAPLDLGAKPEPGRRVHEIPEYIPTRKAKNPMKMVGVAWAIGFPSGIILFLLTKREVDKNRLKQLKARQKMKASNVGEYEGARYKRTSLGPEGVADPKA; this is encoded by the exons ATGGCGATGGCGGCGGCGGTCCGCGGGTCGTTCG gatttttctctgctgctgtgagCCGGGCAGCATGCTTAGCTGGGACCCATAGACCCCTGGCCCGGCTCAATGTCAGACTCATCCATGGCAGCTGCCGAGCCCCCTTGGACTTAGGAGCCAAGCCAGAACCTGGCAGGCGAGTCCATGAAATCCCAGAGTATATCCCTACACGGAAAGCCAAGAACCCCATGAAGATGGTTGGTGTGGCCTG GGCCATCGGCTTCCCCTCCGGCATTATCCTCTTTCTCCTTACCAAGCGCGAAGTGGACAAAAATCGCCTGAAGCAGCTAAAGGCTCGCCAGAAGATGAAGGCATCCAACGTGGGGGAGTACGAGGGAGCGCGGTACAAGAGGACGTCACTGGGACCGGAGGGTGTGGCTGACCCCAAGGCCTAG
- the PNKD gene encoding putative thioesterase PNKD isoform X1 has protein sequence MGPDPELGSLSAGVRPMQNQGFFSAAVSRAACLAGTHRPLARLNVRLIHGSCRAPLDLGAKPEPGRRVHEIPEYIPTRKAKNPMKMVGVAWAIGFPSGIILFLLTKREVDKNRLKQLKARQKMKASNVGEYEGARYKRTSLGPEGVADPKA, from the exons ATGGGCCCGGATCCCGAGCTGGGGTCTCTGAGTGCAGGTGTGAGACCAATGCAAAATCAGG gatttttctctgctgctgtgagCCGGGCAGCATGCTTAGCTGGGACCCATAGACCCCTGGCCCGGCTCAATGTCAGACTCATCCATGGCAGCTGCCGAGCCCCCTTGGACTTAGGAGCCAAGCCAGAACCTGGCAGGCGAGTCCATGAAATCCCAGAGTATATCCCTACACGGAAAGCCAAGAACCCCATGAAGATGGTTGGTGTGGCCTG GGCCATCGGCTTCCCCTCCGGCATTATCCTCTTTCTCCTTACCAAGCGCGAAGTGGACAAAAATCGCCTGAAGCAGCTAAAGGCTCGCCAGAAGATGAAGGCATCCAACGTGGGGGAGTACGAGGGAGCGCGGTACAAGAGGACGTCACTGGGACCGGAGGGTGTGGCTGACCCCAAGGCCTAG